Below is a window of Edaphobacter dinghuensis DNA.
CTTGCTCTCAACTCCATGCTCAATCAGGACCCCGCCAAGGCGATCCCGGTCCTGCGCGACATTCTCAATGGAAATCAGCCTATCGGAGTGAAGAAGCATGCCATCTTTGTGCTCGCCCAAAGCAAGTCTCCCGAAGCCCAGGCCATACTGCACGATGCCGTCACCGGCAAGATGGATCCCGAGCTTCAACGCCAAGCCATCATGATGATGGCAATCTTTCAGGGCAAGCGGGACAACGATACGCTCGCCGAGATTTACCGCACCACGTCAGACCGCCAGATTAAGCGATCGGTCATCTCCGCTTTATTCATTACGCAGGATGCCCCGCATCTTGTAGAGCTGGCCCGCAGCGAGAAGGACATGGAGTTGAAGCGCTCCATCGTCTCGCAGCTTGCGATCATGCACGACAAGGCTGCGACCGACTACATGATGGAACTTCTCAAGTGATTCACCTCGGCTCAATCGAATCGATCAGGAGAAAGAACATGCGCCATCTTGCCCGCACTCTCGCCGCTATCGCTGTCTTTTCTGCTGCCACAGTCCTGGCACAACAACCGCAGTTCGTCCATGCGCGCCTCACTACCGTTGCCGCCCATGGTCTCAATGCCGAACTCGATACGCTCAAAGGCGAAGCAACGCCGCTGTGGGTCGGCTATAGTGTCCCTGTGGTGGAAAAAAGCTTCTCTAGCTGGGACTCGCGTATCAGCTACCTTGAGGGCGATCATCCGAACGTGAATGACAACACCTTAAACTCCAATCGCTCCTACGACCACGCCGTTATTCTCTTTCGCATCGCCGACCACAGCATCGTGAAGATACATGTGGACAATCCCGACCGTCAGCTCGATGCAGGCGACCTTCGGGTGGTGTGGCTCACCAATGTCACACCCGATGAAAGCATCGCTAATCTGAAATCGCTAGCGCTTCAAAGCGACGCAAAGAAGCTCCGCGACAGTGCTGTCTTCGCCATCTCGATCCATCAGTCTCCGGCCACTGTTCCCGCCCTTATCAGCCTTGCATCTCCTACGAATGACCTGCAACTGCGTGAGCAGGCC
It encodes the following:
- a CDS encoding HEAT repeat domain-containing protein; translation: MRHLARTLAAIAVFSAATVLAQQPQFVHARLTTVAAHGLNAELDTLKGEATPLWVGYSVPVVEKSFSSWDSRISYLEGDHPNVNDNTLNSNRSYDHAVILFRIADHSIVKIHVDNPDRQLDAGDLRVVWLTNVTPDESIANLKSLALQSDAKKLRDSAVFAISIHQSPATVPALISLASPTNDLQLREQAAFWLANQHGAEGFAALKRFAREDPDAGFREKLAFDFTLTKDPGAIGELIRMAHEDSSPQVRKQAQFWMAMKGGKVVAGDLREISENDPDTQLRKSAVFALSRLPGDEAATQLIQVANTSKDPAVRKQAVFWLGQSRDPRALDYLTKLLKQ